One region of Thermodesulfobacteriota bacterium genomic DNA includes:
- a CDS encoding superoxide dismutase [Ni]: MGRIGIVFGMAWALAIGLTGAAWAHCEIPCGIYGDEIRFNLLAEHLTTIEKAMGQIQELEKAEGGNSNQLIRWVVNKEEHATAFQEIASQYFLTQRIKPDMPQYERQLALLHGMLAGAMKCKQTTDPAAVTSLRALLQEFQTLYLGKAGK, translated from the coding sequence ATGGGACGCATCGGCATCGTGTTCGGCATGGCTTGGGCGCTGGCGATCGGCTTGACGGGTGCTGCCTGGGCCCACTGCGAGATCCCCTGCGGCATCTACGGGGATGAGATCCGTTTCAATCTGCTGGCTGAGCACCTGACCACCATCGAGAAGGCCATGGGTCAGATCCAGGAGCTGGAGAAGGCGGAGGGCGGCAACAGCAACCAGCTGATCCGCTGGGTGGTCAACAAGGAGGAGCACGCCACCGCCTTCCAGGAGATCGCAAGCCAATACTTCCTGACCCAGCGCATCAAGCCGGACATGCCCCAGTACGAGCGCCAGCTGGCGCTGCTGCACGGCATGCTGGCAGGGGCCATGAAGTGCAAACAGACCACCGACCCTGCCGCGGTTACCAGCCTGCGGGCGCTGCTCCAGGAATTCCAGACCCTCTACCTGGGGAAGGCCGGCAAGTGA